A stretch of DNA from Besnoitia besnoiti strain Bb-Ger1 chromosome II, whole genome shotgun sequence:
GCTTGCAGATGAAGCAGCGTTCGTCGTTCTGgatctcgtcttcctcgtgcTCCTCGAGGCACTGCGGGCACATCCAGTCGTCCAGCGAGACGCGCTCCCCCGGCTGAATCACGCCCTCCTGCTGGAGGCACTCGAGGTGAAATCGCTTCGGACAAACGGTACACTCCACGGTattctcttcgcctcgctgcatCGAGTCGCGGCAGATGTAACACCACATCCCGCCGCGCTTCGAGCGGCCGCTGCCAGAACTCCCATGACTGAAAAATGACCCAACAAACTTGGTGCTCCTtcccgaagacgccgaagaggacgaggaggaagaggcggatGAGGACGTGCCGCTGGTGGACCCGGagctccctccgccgcgagtcgaggcagagaaagaggaggaggtcTCCGCCtgagccgcagctgcggccgcctggcgctcggcctgcgcgcgaagTCGCGATGAACTGAACGtggaaggaggaggcgtagacgaggaagacgcgtcgcgcgcgcagctgctgctgcggctgttgtccgcgctgccgctgcggctcgcggggCGGCTGCTCACTCCCGGACTCCCCATGGTGGAGACAAGATGGAAGGCGAATGAGcaagctgcggcgcagcagaaatGAGAGCAACACGCGACACCACCGCCCCGCAAcacgcgtcctcctccgcggcggcgcctgctgcaacAAAAGTGGAGAGCTAGAGGGGGCGGGTCCGCGCGACACGGGGGGAAAGTGGAGACAAAGTCCACAAGACAATGTGGAAGGAAAGCGAGAACCCGGGCAGAGGCGgagcaggggggggggggggggggggaaacgAATACAAAAAACCTTTCTAGCTGCACGCCTTGCACGCTTCGTTGACAAGAGTTCACGTGGCCTTCGTTgtcgcgagaaaaaaaaagcgaagGGCTCCTCGAGGCACAATTGAAAACAAACTGCAACTGAACGACTTCCGCTTTCGAAGCTCCGGAGTAACAAAAAGTCCGGTGCCGATCTCCCGCCGCCAAAACCGAGTACTCTAAATTGTATTCACGCCCGATCGCAAACAACCACAATGAGATTGGGAGAAGGGGTCTCCTTGCCGCAAGCAAAAAAATGTGGGAACGTCGAGACCCTGTATCGCGTGAGATGTGTCGAGAAACCAGCAGTCTCTACGCAGGACGAGCGGGGCTGACGTTCTTCCCCTTTTCTTCGTCCacagaaaacgagaaaaccCAAGAGCGGGACGTCCGCAGAAGAGTGGTGGCAGCCCAAAGAGAAAAGTGAAAAAGGGGAAATTCCCACAAGCCTGCCGGATACGGACAACAAGCGTCCTCAACCCTGCGCTACGCGGACACATAAAATGACCAACGTATGCAAGGGGAACCGATACTCTCTGTGTGAGTGAACAGAGAGGGCACCAACGAGGCAGATGGACAGAAgcgtgtgcagcggcgctgaGAAGAGCTCCCCGAATGACAGATATACTgcaggagaaggcgcgcggaaagGTGAGAAAaacgcccgcgacgccggcagaaAGCGTGAGGAGGATGCGAGGCAACTACCGCCCCGGAGCGCATCGGTTACATCAGGAGAGATCGTGGAGAATCAAATCGAACTCAAGCGGCCAAGAGGAAAACGGGCGCTCCTGCCTGCATCAACGAAGAAAAACTACTCCACACTCTCGAGAAGTCCTAGAGAGAAGACGTCCACCGATGAGGCGAGTAACACCGAATGGAAGCAAATACCGGCGAGATAAGAAGCTGACCTCAGCACATTCCCAATCGTGAGCCACGCTCGTCGTCTCGTCCGTGAGACGTTCTCGGCTCCCCCCTGAGGAGCTCcgagaggagaaaaggaTCGGGAACGTCCAGAAAGTCGAGGCGAACACAAGTCTTCAGTTCAGCGCGACAGTTTGCTCCCACAAAGGcgtcgaggagagagaggctgaAGTCGCGacactctctctctgccggtTTCGTCGCGGAGGGGTGGTCGAGGACTGCGCCAAGAGTTTGGAACGCCCGATGAAAGAACAGGCGCGTCACCGCCAAAAAAGTGGGGGAACGGGCGAGCAAAAGCAGCCCAgggcgcagaaaaaaagacatgCAGCAAGCAGTGATGCTCGGAGAGGGCTAGACAAACGACCCACTTCCGAAGCGCTCTGCCGGAAAACGTTAATTGTGAGCCGCAGTCTCTGGGTGCAGGCCCgaacgcgcgacagagacggcGCTGAATGAGGAACCAGGAAACTCTGGTAACAGACGAGCCTGAAACGGAAGGGACTGATTCCCCCGGACGCCCacgccgaaaaaaaaacaaggGGAGAGAAACGAGGTGTCTGATTCCCCAGTTTTCGCGGAGAAAGGATGAAGACAAGACTAGGGAGGatggcgagagagaaaagtgTGGTCGGACGTGGCGAAAGAAGAGCAGAGAAGAACAGACGCTTGCCCGAGGCCCTCTCTGAGCAAagaaaagcgagaaaaagcgcAGCGACTTGTCCACGAAGCCCGAGAGAAGCAGGGGAAGGACAAGgacgttttcctctctctccccctctgcGCTAATGTACTGTGCaacaggcgcgcggcgattCCAAGTCTCTCTCCCCCAGCTTCTCAATACGAAGGCCTCTGGCCTCTCGCAGGCAGCCCCCGCACGCAAATCGTAAACAGAAGAGGACCGTGAGCTACAAGCAGTGTCTTAAACCCCCTCCTGAAAAAGGTGACTGTGCTGAAGAAACAGAAAGGGGAAGAAAAGCGCCTGCGATTCGGGAGGGGTAGAAAACGAGAGGGCACACGACGAGCCCCCCTATAATCGTGTTGCCCGGCCGCGCCTATCAACAGAGGGGAGAAGTCTCCCTCCACTTGGCGCCACGGAAGACCGCGAAACCCGCTGCTGTGTTTGCGGTATCCCGAGACACCACAGGTGTGTGGTATCCCAAATAGGAGGCGGCGCCTAAACACGGCCTGCTCCACGAGCTCACTGCGGCGTACTGCTACGTCCCCCTGGTGTACTCACTCAGCGGGAAATCCTGCTGGCGCTCACATTTCTCCTTTCTTCAACGGCTTTTTACAGCGTGGCGTGCGTACGGTTTACCCTTTCCACTCCCTCCCTCAAGCGCCAAGCCGTGGCTGTCCGTCGAGGATGGTTGCGACCGAATTGGAGGTTCCCAGCTTCAGAAAGTGTTTCTGAATTTCGCGCGGTGCCTCTTCTTTCCAGCTTCAGCCTGTAGCTCTTCGCAGGGCGACTTCTCGCTCAAAAAGCCACGGAAAAGAAGGGCATTGCCCGTCCAGCAAGACGTCGAGGATTAGGAACCAGGAGCGAGGGGGGCGAGCAACCCTCTTTTAGCCGCCACCCTTCTCCCAGTAGCAGTGAGCGCCGTCCGTACCATAAGTGTGCTAATACTGTGGTATGGCCAAAGTGGCACTCGCCAGCGGGGGACGAGTCGCCCTTTGCGCGACCGCTTCTGTGCGAAGCCTTGAAGCTTGAAACCTTCCGATCCGCGGGTTCTGCAGCGAAGCTCCCCAACAGGGTGCGCCCACGGCAGATAGCATTTTCTCTGCAGGTGTCACACGGGGTCAGAGTCCAGACACCAGGTGATCCTACGCGGCAGTGGAGGGTGACAACCACCGGCTCGCTGGCGGTGAGCCGATGACGACGATGCTCGAGAGGCCGCCCTCCACAGAAcactcctccgccgcgagtctcTAGAGGAGTCCCCAATAGGCCGGTCCCTGAACGTAGTTGGATCCAACTGGATGGAAAGAGCGTGTGTTCTCTGCTTCGAAAAGCGCTGTGGCGACTCCACGTCAACACcagtctgctgcggccgGGCGTCTGAGAATACTGCTAAAATTACCGCTTGCTGACCGTGCGCGGTGCTGAGTCGATCTCCGTCATCCGCCCGTGAGTGCGGGGGATCTGTCGATTAACACGCCGGCCACTCGGATTTTTCCCCGAGCGGTTTGATGGGCAGACCAAGCGAATCTGATTTTTATGTCGGTAATGGGAATAGGGTCGAGATGTCGTGGGTACTGCTGGGCAATGCGCTGGGAAGCTCGGCAGGGTGCACACGCGTAGGTCACCGTGCAGGTCGTTTGTAAGTTAGCAGCCCTGGCGGAAACGGCTCGCAAATTAGGTCAGAACGCGCTCATCATTATCTCATACGTAGAGGCACGCTGACACATAAGGCTATTtaggagagaagaggggaCGCACAAATGCGTCGGGGTGGGCGTGTGCCCTACTACGTGGGGCGCCCCGGTACTCGACTTTCTATGAAAGAGGGAAAGGGGGTTTGGCGGGAAAAGTGGCTTCAGGCGAGAACTGGGAGTCTCCGGGAGCATTTGGAGCTTTATTGGGTTTCGACCGCGCTTCATTGTGACAGGCGCCACACAGAAGGATCGAGCGGCTGAAGTCCGGGCACGTTAAGCAGCCCACAGGGGTGCTACAACTGAGTAACTGCGGAGGGCGCAACAACACGTGATGGCATAGTGTCAGTGCAGATTTTAAGTATCAACAACAGCTGGCTAATGTTGCAAGAAAACTCCGACCGACTTTTCTGGAGTGCAGACCTCCCGGTGGTGGCGGAGCGAAACAGCACGTAGTGGACCATCCATGAGTCAACCGAAGAGAATTTATCTTGGGTGCTTTCCCACGACGCAGTGCGAATTGAAAGGCGAGGCACTGTTCCCTTCGTCGGGCTTCGGTGGGCTCTGACACCAAAAGCTCGACGGGGCAGGTCGCCAGGCGCGAACGACGCAGTTTCAACATTCGCTCGTCACGTGCGTAGACAGCTTCACTAATAGGACACATCGGATAGTTGGTTTCTTCCCGGGCATCGCGTGTCGCAAGGAGGGACTGGAACAACAAGGCGGCTAGGTTGTGTGCTCATTCCCCCAATGCACGCCACCGAGTGTGCAGACGTCCGAACTGATGCACATGCcctgcttctcgccgctCCATTTCAGTCGCGAAAACGCTTGTACCTTTTTCCGTTAGATGGTGGGAAGGACACCCCTTGCCTCGGCACCGCCAGAAACTGTACCTCAACGGGGGACTAACCTGAGCCGGTCTGTCCAAAATTCCGTGCGCTTGACGAGGACCTTCAGCTCAGCCGTCTCGTTGGAAGAGAGTGTTTCCttaccccccccccccctctccccgccGTGTTATCATACAGAATGGAGGAGCTCCACAAGCGTCTACCCTCTAGAGCCCCGGAGAGTATCTGCTGTCGGCATCAAACGGCGGTGTGTCTTTCCAAAGGCCCAGTCGACAGGTACAGCGTACGACAGTCAACGTCTTCGGCCTTGACGGTGGATAAATCGCATAGGCGGAAGAGCCTCGCAGCTCAGCTCTCTGGCAGTGATAACCCATCGCCTGATATGAGCTTGCACGGACTAGACTGTACTTTCACACCGTTTACCATGAGGGAGAGCCGGAATGTATTACAGCTGGGACACCGATGTGGAGTAATTGCAGTGCATCTGGGTATTGAAACCCGATATTTTTAGCTATCGTAAGCCTTTCAGTTGGGAGGTGGTGTATTGGAACTGTAAAGAACTGCTTTCACGGTACTATCGAGAGTACCGAGTCGCTCAAGTTAAGATATGCTCCCTCTGTATGATGTAACGAATGTAAAGGCGCTGGAGGTATAACCGCCGGGCCACCTTGATCTTCATATTGAAAGACAATTATATGTTCAAAAGTTGTAGATAAAAGACATGTGAGGAGTCGGACCAGTTTTCGGGTTACCGATATGGACAATAACGAGTTTCAGTCTCCGGTTTGTTTCACTTGTCTCAATGGTAATTCACAGCTCGGGCAGGGAAACAAGACCTTCGTCATTCAGTGCCATGCAAACGCCAATACCCTCTAGGATCCACTTCAAATACTGGTTTCCATTCACCAGATGCCGTAGTGACCATTAACAGCCCACAAGCAATTTCGTTTTTTACTTGCAGTCCGCTGGGCTTGCACAGGGCATTCGGGCACGAAACAAAAGCCTGTCTCCCGTGTTTATCCATAGGAGCTCTGCATCCGACGGCGATAACTCAGCTTGCCGGGTCAGTTGTGCTTTGTCCGCCGAACACGCAGAACGGAATCCCAACAATAAAGGAATATGACGAATGGTTTGACGAGGCATCCGTTTATAGAGCCAAGGAAAAAGGGGATACGGATGTGCCCATACGTGGGATGGTATGGTCAGTTCATGTTGTTGGGCTTCTGCGCGGAGTTGCTGGGCATCTTACATCATAGAATGTTTCACCTGGTTACGACGCGGGCTCTGCACTCCGGGGACCATTCCACAAAAAGACTACGGAAGAAGTCAATGGAAAAGAAGGGCAGGCCGCGTTACCACAAGATCGTCCAGTGTTGTACTTGAAATAAACGCTTTCATGTCCAGCCCGTATAGGAGAAAAAGAGTGGCCTTCAGGGCCAGCGTGAAGGTGCGCCTCTTTTTCGTAGTGTTGAGACCTCTCCCACGCCGGACAACAAACTATGATAGGCTCTCCTTATTCAGCCGCTCAGAACATGAGATAGTCCCGGGTTTAAACCGAAAAGGCATCCTTCTTGTACGTGAAGTGGAGCAGGCCATACTGCAGAGAAATAAAACATTACACGATTCAGCGGTCCGCGTAATAAGCAAACACCTCGTATCAGGTGAAAAAAGCAGCTGCTTAAGCTGTAACGGCTAACGGTCTATAACTTCTGGAGTGTGTTTGGGACTATGCTGACGGAGGATACAAACAGCTGGAGGTGCCGCTGGTCCCCTCTGTGTGTCACATCGCCTCTGCTGCACACAACGTATCCCGTGCAGATATGATTTCCTTACcagaaaaaaacagacagTCCAGGGGAAAGCTGTCGCAACCAGTAGGGCATTTGCAAGAGCCTGAAAGGGAGGCACAAGCGAGTGACGCGGAACGAAGCCACTGATTATACAAGGCTGTCTGTAGTTCTGTCGTATAAGCCCCCCCGCCACCGCAAGTGTAGCTTTTCAGCGGAGAGATCTAGTCTGTCATTGTGATACACGCGGCCGTGGGTCGGTAGCTTCTTTTCGTCTATTTCAACTACCAAGCAATGCTTCTTACAGCCCGAATAAGTCACCTCCTCAAAAACCTACAATACAAACCCTACCTCAATATTTTTCAGCTTGAGGGCTTCCGAGTGAGCCGACGCACTGACTCCGCGATAACCAAACAGTGACTCGGCTGAAAACAACAGGTACACGCGGACAACCACTCTCAAAATACTtttgcgcagctgccgcgaccCCACACAGCTCACTCAACACGCATCCGGCTCGCTTCCTtgccctcctccgctccgCTGGCCGACCCTCCCCTTGCCCCCCCTCGCCGCATCTGCGGCGTGTCTCCGCTACGAGTGAAGCATCCTTTCATTCGGCTCCTTGGTGCGAGAAGCCGTGACAACAAATGAAATGAGGGTCAAACTTCCGATCACTCTGACCTATACTCCGCATAACTTCAAATTTTCCTGAGTTTCTTCAGCGGCGGTGCACAGGAGTGATATGGATACTGACGCCGGCCGGTACAGGCACGTGGCAGGGGGATCACTGCAGGGGCGAAGGCAAGCCTGATTCTGCCGAAGTGTATGAGAGAACTAACTCCGCTTACCCATGAAGGCGATGACTGGCGAGCCTAGCATAGCAGCCACGCTGCCTTCAAAAACAATTTGTGTAGCGAAAACGCTAGCACGTGCGTCTGACTCGACGATCTCCGACAAAATCGGTCGATTTACACCACTGGGACACCATGCTATTGCAAAGCCTGCGGACCAGGAAACCTCGACACGCTAACAGTTTCCGGATCAGACGAGCGGGTCTCACTACAGACACGCAACTCAGGAACGCATTCACTATTTACGGCCAGGCGATATATAACTGTCAAACCTCACGCAGAAACGCAGCATCAAACTCAACAGGAGATTCGCCGCTGGCGAATACTTTGCGGGCGATAACGCAGCACTGACAGGCTATGTCATCACGCGAATTCGTCTGATCATAGCTTACCGAGCAACAGCATGTCGAGAGCATAGAGCCCGAAGAATTCAGGACGGCGTGGGATAACAAGTAAGCCCGTGTATATTAGGGGAATGGAAAGAAGCGTGCCCATTTGTCCCACCAGAGGACGACCGTGAAAGCGGCTCCACCTATCAGCCTGATCCCCAAGCCATCCGCCGAATAGCGACCCAACCATTCCGCCGATCAGAGGACACGCCGTGAGGACGCTCGCCTGCCAGTCCGGCATCCCTATGTACTGAAACCACATGGTATAGAACTGAAACGCGTGGAGCGGTATGTACCCGCATATGCCCTGAAGTAGAAGAATGAAGAATGTCCGCGAAAGAGTGGCGCGGCAAAAGTTCCGGCACCGGCGGTACATGTCCTGCAGGACGCCTGAGTCTTGTATTCCTTCTGTGAGTCCGAGTTTGGGATTTCCGCCATCGAAGACTTCGTGACGGCGCGGCTCCACAGCGATAATCCGTACAAGAAGTCCGGCACACACCGAGAGTATGCCGCTAACAAAAAAAGCGACTCGCCAGCCCTGCCACATTGCACAACAAACACAGTGCCGCGCGGAAATGGCATAATACCCATGATGGGGATCGGCAACTCGGCTACGGCTGCTTGAGAGGGTCACATTGATGCACCCAGCTGTAGAAAGAAGCATCCACCACACAACCGGCCTAAAGACCAAAAGAACTGCCACGAGGGCATCTACAAGCTGAAACAAACGGCTGCAATAGAGATGTAGCAACATGAAATATCAACGTAATGCGTCTGTGAATGGAAAATGCTTGATCACTGCCGTTTCTTTGCCAAAACTCGTAGTTCATGATACTGCAACAAACACTCATGTACCGTGTGATTAGGTTCCATGCTAGAGTATATACTGCTGCACATTTAAGAGCAGGCTCACCCGAACGCCCGGAACAACAGTAAAGCTTGCCATGCTACCGCCAATTAAAGCGCCCACGATGCAACCTACACAGAAGAGAACGCATACACCTGGTGAACAGCACGCTGTCTCATAATAGACGACAACTGCTTGATGCGCATTCGTCTCCGTGTTTTCGGTAGCTGGCGCGAAAAGGCCAGTCCGCATCCCGTGGCAAGAAAGGAACTTCACTTCATGATGCGTACGCCGCTTCATGGCATCATCTGAAACTGTAGAACACTTTACACCAAACACGTCGTGCCTGAGCTCTGGCACGGCCGCAGACAAAAATCGAGGTACAGCCATCTTAGAACCACTGTACGAGGCGCCAGTCCTACTGGGCGCACTCCCCAAATTTTCCGTGTCTCGGTTACCTCCGCATAAGAAAAACTGGAGCCAGCCAAACTGTTCACCGCGCATATTCGAAGGGAACAAATCCGCGATCAGGGACTGGGCTACCGGCCCGATGCTGCACGTTAACACAAGTCCGCACGACCCCTTCTCGTCGTGCTTCTTTCAGATCTCCGGGCGATCCAAAAAAAGCTCTCTCGTGCGGGTACATCTGCAGCGAAATTCCACCAGCTGTTCGCCGGAAAAGCCACAGGACCTTAAACCCTAATCGTCGGTTCAGCAGAATCCCTCCGATTACGACTGCTACTTACTGCCCCCTTGCTCGCTGATCGTTTATCCTTCGGgtggctgcaggcgcctcctctccatACTTCGTGGTAAGCTTCCGAACAGGGAAACGGAGAATTCATGCCGGCTTCTCCTGAGTCTTCATGCCTCCCTTATCGTTACGACACACCCCCTTACGAGGCAACACCATTTCCTCAGTCGCCCTAAGGGACCGCATGCACCAGTGCAGGTCGTCAAGCGCAATTTCGGGTTGCCTGTTAATTTCCTCCGGCTCCTCACCTTGCCATAGCAATGCCATTCAGCACCTTCAGCACGGCGAACTGCCAGTACTGAGTTCCCATGGCGATGAACATGCTCACGAGGCCCCAAGAACAGCAGCCAGTCGCCAAGAGGCGAACACGGGAAGAGCGGTCCGCCAAGTAGCCCCATACTAGCCCACTAAGCGCCTGAGATATGCTCTACAGAACAGCACACACGCATAAAAACAAAACGCCCGTAGACGCAACCCGGCAGATGCGCCAAACACAACCGTTCGGAGTTTACGAAGCAGTCACTTAGCAAGGAAGTTCTCGATGGGTCCCCTTGCCCTTGCCGCCTACTTCAACAACATTTCATTCCATCTGGAATGGCTAGGAAAGACCCGTTGACACATCGATGCCTTACTCAGGTCTTCGTATGCATTATAGAGACCCAGGAAGACGGCACTGTTCCGGCGGAGCCATCATGCGACGCCCACTCCAAACGGGCAACCTACGGGACGCCAGAAAGGTGAAACGACTTCTGAAGGCGAATCCTAAAGAGACCGAAATCCAGAGACTGAGGCATACATCCCGATTCGGTCAGTGGCGGGCATCCTCGGAAGTACCTGGTAGAAAACAAGGGCTCCCAAGTCCTGTAGTGCCCACAGGAAGTCAGCCTGGAGAATCTTGAAGCTTGCAGGCATAAGCTGAATGTCCAGGCCTTCGATGCCGCTGACCGTGTTGAGGACTGCGTCGCCAGGGATACACACGAGAAAGGACAGAGCAACGGCCAGATATTCTCAATTTTTTGGCTTCTCCAAGAGCGGCTTGCCGAAATGAAGCTGACAACCCGGGAACGGCCAGTGGCTAGCACACAGTCTCTCCCGAAACACTTAGCGGGCAATAAAGATGGACGAGCCCCCTCCATGCGGTAGGAAATGTTCGTATTGGCGCTTTAGAATGGAACAGACGAATTACCTGCTTGAGTCGTAACGACGGCCGGGATCACCTTGTAGCCCGCTTTCTGGGGGATGAGGGGTCCGCATTCTTCAGCGTCTCTCCCCTTCTGCTCCCTGAACGACGATAGGTTACGCGCATGCCCACAGAAAGGAGTTCAGTTTTGGACTTTTAGTGAGGAGGTACATCAATATGGATCAGGTACCCGGTGCGCACGAACCGTACTGCAAACGGTGGAAAGTGTACGCAGCCTCCAGCGAGACGAGATCACCAATCTAGGTACACTGTCGAAGTGGGTCTATCATGCCGTGGAGGATCGGTCGAAGAGACCCACTAGAGCGAAACGACAGCAGTACGGCAGCGGATGAGTCAGCTGTCGAATGCTGATTCGAAAGAGTCTTCACAAGAGAGATACTAGCCAGGAACCGAAGACTGAAGGGGGCACGGGTACTTCCAGGGAGGATACTGCCCTACgttgcggccgcgccgcggattGAGTTACACGGCAAACAAGTTGGAGCGTGTGGCACACCGGAAGCTAGTTCGTACTCGCTCCTTCTCCCAGTTCCACCTGAGTAAACATGAGTGCTGCAAATCAATCCTTGTGTCCGATTAGACTTACGCCACGAGTGGAGGTGTCATTGTAGGCGTGCCTCATTCCGCCCCAAGGCAGGGGCGGTTACGCCACACCGAGCCCACCCGGGCGCTCTGGGTCTCTTATGGAAATGTGTGCTGTCTCCCGGCTGGCGCTGCCCAAGAGACGACAAAACTTGATTCACTTGCCTCCAGAATCATACCAACTTCCACCACAGAGTTTCCTCGCTGGTTCATCAACTGCCAGAAGTAGGGTTGTAGAGTAGACACCCCGCTGTCTTGTGCGCGGGAAAAAGTGTCGCTCCTGGTGGTACGAGGCAGGAGAGGTTCCTCCCTGCTCATGGAATACAGAAATTCGAAAATTCCAGCATGGTAAGTGGACAAATAAGTGAAGAGCTACGCAGATCTGCTGGTGTATAAACAACGAAAGAAGAGGAGTCAGGGCAATGCGGCGCTCACGCCTCCCCTCCCAGACACGGGGAATGACTCCTGCGGTACGCGTCCGCTCAACGGATGAGAGAATACTGCCAGCAGGCTTCCAACTTTTAGGATGAAAAGCGAGCTTGCTTTACAGACTCAGCGGCTGGTATTTCCCATGCGAACGCTAAAAAACACAACAGAAAAGGCACGCCAAATACAGGCAGCCTTAGCACGCCGTAGGGGCTGGGGTGAGATTTGACCTCCCTGGTCAAACGCTAGCCGGGCGGACGCGGCTCGGTGGCAGACGCAGAGTATGCGCAAGTGCGTTTGTGCGAAGCCGGCGTGGCGGCTATGTACTATTTACGGAACTTGAAGTAAAGAACAAAACAGATCCTGCGTGGCGGAAGCGGTTTAGAAGCCACTCCACGATGAACAAGGAGGGAAACAGCACCGAAGCTCGCACTTCAGCCGCTTACGCTGTCTATCACCTACAGCAGTACTTCGCTATGAACCATGCGCCTCTTGCTGTTGTAGAATCCACCTCTTTTAAGCTTCGTGTCTAACGTTGGGATAGTCAACAGTACTTTCGTGCAAATTACCCTGGAGCAATTAAAGAACGCGCATTAAGGTCCATGGTGAGGACCGACTATTCGTCCCTGATACCCTATCTCTGCTACGTACTACTAGCGATGCTGGACACTGATCTCGGAGCGACAGTACAGAGCTGCGTACCGCAAAGGTATTGAAGCGTCATGGTTAATGTGTAGCGCATGTTTTCTCATTCTTCCTCTTATCTCTAACGTGCAGAGATCCCACGAGCACCGCCCCTGTAGGTTCT
This window harbors:
- a CDS encoding transporter, major facilitator family protein (encoded by transcript BESB_036440); amino-acid sequence: MPASFKILQADFLWALQDLGALVFYQSISQALSGLVWGYLADRSSRVRLLATGCCSWGLVSMFIAMGTQYWQFAVLKVLNGIAMASIGPVAQSLIADLFPSNMRGEQFGWLQFFLCGGCIVGALIGGSMASFTVVPGVRGWRVAFFVSGILSVCAGLLVRIIAVEPRRHEVFDGGNPKLGLTEGIQDSGVLQDMYRRCRNFCRATLSRTFFILLLQGICGYIPLHAFQFYTMWFQYIGMPDWQASVLTACPLIGGMVGSLFGGWLGDQADRWSRFHGRPLVGQMGTLLSIPLIYTGLLVIPRRPEFFGLYALDMLLLGFAIAWCPSGVNRPILSEIVESDARASVFATQIVFEGSVAAMLGSPVIAFMAESLFGYRGVSASAHSEALKLKNIEALANALLVATAFPWTVCFFLYGLLHFTYKKDAFSV